The following coding sequences are from one Anolis sagrei isolate rAnoSag1 chromosome 6, rAnoSag1.mat, whole genome shotgun sequence window:
- the LOC137097419 gene encoding vomeronasal type-2 receptor 26-like, translating to MQVRSLGVILDSSLSLEPQVSAVHRGKFAQLKLVRQLRRYLGKSDLATIGYCVLAPVMSEKPQHSFFYRMVPNEVYQYKGIVQLLLHFQWTWVGLMAAEDDNGEKFLQTLGKMLFQGGICTAFIAKTKHLAQFMESETPFEIFPYLCGLLKDPKVKVVIINAEHQTVSNLKWLIYSSVNFRNLVTLASLSKVWIMTAHWDFSTQAVHRLFDIHAFDGTLSFAIHSEEMLAFSEFLQTLHPSSSKRNDFLTFFWEEAFSCSFSESNEVNERPMCTGQERLDDLPRVLFEVSMTGQSYSIYNAVYMLAHALDRVYKSKTSRKVMAYPGPPDPSYLQSWQLHSFLRSVIFNNSAGDTVAFDENGELAAGFDIMNWVTFPNQSFLKVKVGNMDPHAFLGKEFSINEEAITLNNIFNQVLPISLCSDKCHPGYMKKKMEGKIFCCYECIPCPDGKFSNQKDMAECSKCPDDQYPNKNQDECLPKRMNFLSFTEPLGITLTCLALSLSLINIMVLKIFIKNKDTPIVKANNQNLTYSLLVSLLLSSLCTFLFIGQPKKVTCYLRQTIFGTVFSVAVSCVLAKTITVVVAFMATKPGSRMRKWVGKGLANSVVLNCSLIQASMCVVWLCTAPPFPNFDMHTLAEEIILECNEGSVTMFYCIMGYLGFLAMVSFNVAFFARKLPDSFNEAKFITFSMVVFCSVWLCFVPSYLSTKGKYMVAVEIFSILASSASLLGFIFFPKCFIIVLKPELNCKDYLIRKK from the exons ATTGGCTACTGTGTATTGGCTCCAGTGATGAGTGAAAAACCCCAACACTCTTTTTTCTATCGGATGGTCCCAAATGAAGTATATCAGTACAAAGGGATTGTCCAGCTCCTTCTGCATTTCCAATGGACATGGGTTGGGTTGATGGCAGCCGAAGATGACAATGGAGAAAAATTTCTGCAAACACTGGGAAAGATGCTTTTCCAAGGAGGCATATGCACAGCTTTtatagcaaaaacaaaacacttaGCTCAATTCATGGAAAGTGAAACACCTTTTGAAATCTTTCCATACTTATGTGGTCTACTAAAGGATCCCAAAGTAAAGGTAGTGATTATCAATGCAGAGCATCAGACCGTATCAAATTTAAAATGGCTGATTTATAGTTCTGTCAATTTTAGAAACCTAGTTACACTCGCATCTTTGTCTAAAGTGTGGATTATGACAGCTCACTGGGATTTCTCAACACAAGCTGTTCACAGGCTTTTTGATATACATGCTTTTGATGGTACACTGTCTTTTGCAATTCATTCAGAAGAAATGTTGGCATTTTCAGAATTCCTTCAGACACTTCATCCTAGTTCATCAAAAAGAAATGATTTTCTTACATTTTTCTGGGAAGAGGCATTCAGTTGTTCTTTTTCTGAATCTAATGAAGTCAATGAGAGGCCTATGTGCACTGGGCAAGAAAGGCTGGATGATCTCCCAAGAGTTCTTTTTGAAGTAAGCATGACAGGCCAAAGCTACAGCATCTACAATGCAGTTTACATGCTAGCACATGCTTTAGATAGGGTTTATAAATCTAAGACAAGCCGAAAAGTAATGGCATACCCGGGTCCACCAGATCCTTCATATCTTCAGTCATGGCAG CTTCATTCTTTCTTGAGGAGTGTCATATTTAACAATAGTGCTGGAGACACCGTGGCTTTTGACGAGAATGGGGAATTAGCAGCTGGATTTGATATTATGAACTGGGTTACTTTCCCAAACCAatcctttttaaaagttaaagTAGGAAATATGGACCCTCATGCTTTCTTGGGCAAAGAGTTCAGCATTAATGAAGAAGCCATTACATTGAACAACATCTTCAATCAG GTGCTGCCTATTTCACTGTGTAGCGATAAATGCCATCCCGGTTATATGaagaaaaagatggaagggaaaatattttgttgctaTGAATGTATTCCATGTCCAGATGGGAAATTTTCAAACCAAAAAG ACATGGCTGAATGTTCAAAGTGTCCAGATGATCAGTATCCCAACAAGAACCAAGATGAATGCCTTCCCAAAAGGATGAACTTCCTCTCGTTTACAGAACCTTTGGGAATAACTCTAACTTGCTtggctctctccctttctctgatCAACATTATGGTGCTCAAAATATTCATCAAGAACAAGGACACTCCCATTGTCAAGGCCAATAACCAGAACCTCACTTATTCGCTCCTTGTTTCCCTATTACTCAGCTCCCTCTGTACATTTCTCTTCATTGGCCAGCCTAAAAAAGTGACCTGCTATTTGCGACAAACCATTTTTGGCACTGTCTTTTCAGTAGCTGTGTCTTGTGTATTGGCAAAAACCATAACTGTGGTTGTTGCTTTCATGGCTACCAAGCCAGGATCCAGGATGAGGAAATGGGTGGGAAAAGGATTGGCAAACTCTGTAGTTTTAAATTGTTCTCTTATTCAAGCCAGTATGTGTGTTGTATGGCTGTGTACTGCTCCCCCATTTCCAAATTTTGACATGCACACATTAGCTGAAGAAATCATTTTGGAATGCAACGAAGGATCCGTCACAATGTTTTATTGCATTATGGGCTACCTGGGATTTCTGGCCATGGTTAGTTTCAATGTGGCTTTCTTTGCCAGAAAGTTGCCAGACAGTTTCAATGAAGCCAAATTCATTACTTTCAGCATGGTGGTGTTTTGCAGTGTTTGGTTGTGTTTTGTTCCATCTTACCTGAGCACTAAGGGAAAGTACATGGTGGCTGTAGAGATTTTCTCCATTTTAGCCTCTAGTGCTAGTTTATTGGGTTTCATCTTTTTCCCCAAATGTTTCATAATTGTCCTGAAGCCTGAACTGAATTGCAAGGACTACCtaatcagaaaaaaatga